The genomic region CCCGGACGCCACGATCCAGAGCGCGGCGAAGCTGATGCGCGACGATATTTTCGGCGCCGTGCCGATCGTCGACTCCAATAACGCCCTGGTGGGAATCGTCACTGACCGCGACATCGTCGTCAAGGCCATCGCCGAAGGGCGCGGGCTCGATACTCCGGTCTCGGACATCATGACCCGCAATCCCCAAACAGCGCCGCGCGACGCGACCATCGAGCAGGCAATGCGCATTATGGCCGCCGCCCAGATCCGCCGCATCCCTGTCGTGGAAAGCGGACGATTGATCGGAATGCTGTCGATCGGCGACATTGCAACCACCGTCCCCGACACCTCAGTCGCCGGAACTGTACTGGAGCATGTTTCGGAGCGGTCTTAATTTTCAACCAACGGCGCCGGCGGTTTTAACCGCCGGTCTTTCTTGCCTGCGATTTGCTTTCCATAGCCTCTTGACATTGCCTTCCAAGATCGCGTATAATAATGTTCGACCTGCCGAGGTGGCGAAATTGGTAGACGCGCACGTTTGAGGGGCGTGTGGATTAACCTCCATACGGGTTCAAGTCCCGTCCTCGGCACCAACACTATTCCTTTTCCCTACAAATCCAAATTTCAAAGAGAACCGCTGTGAATCCGAAGCAGGCTGCAGCCGAGCGCGCTGTCGAGTATATCCAGGATGGAATGATCGTGGGTCTTGGCACCGGAAGCACCGCCGCCTACGCGATCTCCGCCCTGTCCGCGCGCATTCTCAGCGAAGGTCTCGAAATCACCTGCATCCCCACATCACGCGCCACCGCCGAGAGCGCCCGCGCGATGAACATCCCGCTTTCCGATTGGGACACCGTCCGCAAATTAGACCTCACGATCGACGGCGCCGATGAAGTGGATCCCCAGTTTCGCCTGATCAAAGGCGGCGGCGGCGCGCTGCTGCGCGAAAAGATCGTCGCGTCCGCCACCGAGCACCAGATCATCGTCGTGGACGACCACAAGCTCAAAGCCGCCCTCGGCGTCTTCCCCCTGCCCGTCGCCGTCGTTCCCTTCGGCTGGCAGGCCACCCGCGACCGCCTGGAATACCTGCTTTCCGCGCCGGTCACCCCCCGAAAAACGCCCAACGGCGACATCTTCATCAGCGACGATTCGCTCTACGTTCTGGATGTCCACTTCGGAGGCCCGCTGCCCGATCCCGACGCCCTCACCGCGCGAATCAAGACCATCACCGGCGTTGTCGAAACCGGCCTCTTCGTCGGCCTCTGCCACCGCGTCATCGTCGGCCACCCCGACGGCGCCACCAGCGAAGCCTCCCTCGGCTACACCGCCGCCCTTTAATTTCCCGCTGCCACAAATTATCGATTGACCTATGCGATCGTGTGTGTTAAAATGTTTCAACACTTCTAGTGAAACGTTTCGACTCACTGGAGCAAAACCGTCGCTCAGGACCAATTCATGAAACTTTCTCTCTTTTCCATGGCGCTTCTGCTTTCCGCCGGCGCGGCCTTTGCCGATCCTGGCCGCGTCCGATCCTTCGACGACCATTGGCGGTTCCAGCGCGGCGACGCCGCCGGCGCGGATAGCCCGGGTTTCCATGACGCTTCTTGGCGTGTGGTGGACCTGCCGCACGACTGGAGCATTGAAGACCTGCCGCACCCCGCGAAGAATGGGCCGGCGGCGATTTCGGTCACGGCGGGAACCTGGCGGTATTCCAAGGGCGACGATGCGGCCTGGAAGAATGCGGATTTTGACGACGGCGGCTGGGCCTCGCTCCAGCTCCCGGCGCTGAATATGACCGAGCAGAATACGTTCGGCTGGTTCCGGCGCACGGTTGACGTTCCCGCATCTCGGACAGGCAAGGATCTTGTGCTGAGCCTGGGACCGATCGACGATTCCGACGAGACGTTCTTCAACGGCGTGAAGATCGGCGGTACGGGGCCGATTGCCGGAGTTGCGGGACAGGCGGCCGGCGACTATCAGACGCTGCGCTTCTACAAAGTTCCGGCGGCGCTCGTGAAGGCCAAGAACGTCCTGGCCGTGCGCGTCTTTAACGGCGGCGGAAACGGCGGGATCTACAATACGTTCGACGGCCCGCCGCCCAGCGGCCCCTGGGATTACACGCAAAGCGCTGGCGGCGCGGCCACGGGTTACGCGGTCGGCGGGACAGGCTGGTATCGCAAGCACTTCACCGTGAGCAAAGCCGACGCCGGAAAACAGATCTCCGTGCAGTTCGACGGCGTGTATATGAACGCCGATGTCTCGATCAACGGCAAGCCGCTGGGAACGCACCCGTACGGCTACACGACCTTCGCTTACGATCTGACGCCGTACCTCAACCCCACGGGGACCCAGAACGTGCTCGCGGTGCGCGTGCGCAACACCGGCGCGAACAGCCGCTGGTACAGCGGTTCAGGGATCTACCGCCATGTCTGGCTGAACGTCGTCAATTCGCTGCATGTCGCCCCCTGGGGAGTGAGCGTGACGACGCCGTCCGTCACCGCCGCGTCCGCGCAGGTCCAGGTCACGACGGACGTACAGAACGACGGGCCGACCGATCAGCAGCCCCTCGTCGTCGTGCGCCTGCTGGACGCCGCCGGCAAAGTCGTGGGAACAGCGGAGCGCGTCGCGGTCGTGGACGCGGGAAAACACAGCACGGTCACCCAAACGATCGCGCTGCCGGCGCCGAAGCTCTGGAGCCTGGATACGCCGAACCTGTACCACGCCGAAGTCGCTCTGAAGATCGGCGCCAGGGCAAGCGATCAGACGAGCGTCCCCTTCGGCGTCCGCACGATCCGCTTCGACGCCAAATCCGGCTTCACGCTGAATGGCGTCCCGATCAAGCTGCGCGGCGGCTGCGTGCACCACGACAACGGCCCGCTCGGCGCCGCGACGATCGACCGCGCGGAAGAACGCCGCATCGAGCTTCTCAAAGCAAATGGCTACAATGCGGTCCGTACAAGCCACAACCCGCCGTCGCCCGCCTTTTTAGACGCCTGCGACCGCCTGGGCGTCCTCGTGATAGACGAAGCGTTCGACTGCTGGGCGCAAGGCAAGAACGTCGCCGACTACCATCTGTACTTCAACGATTGGTCGCAGCGCGATCTCGACAGCATGGTGCTGCGCGACCGCAATCACCCGAGCATCGTCCTCTGGAGTATCGGTAACGAGATTCCCGGCAAGGATGCGCCCACGGCCAAGCGGCTCGCCGACGAAGTCCGCCGCGTCGATCCCACGCGCGCCGTCACCTCCGCCTTCGACGGAGTCAATGACGATTCCGACGCGTATCTCTCGGCGCTGGACGTCTCCGGATACAATTACGGCCCCTACCGCTATGATGTGGATCACCAGCGCCATCCCGACCGGGTGATCGTCGCCACGGAATCGTTCCCCAAGGAAGCCGCCCGTTACTGGAAGGGCGTGACGGATAACTCCTGGGTCATCGGCGACTTCGTCTGGACGGCCATCGATTACTACGGCGAATCCGGGATCGGCCACACCTCGCTCAGCGGCGAAAGCGACGCTTTCAACAAGCCGTGGCCGTGGCATAACGCCTGGTGCGGCGACCTGGATATCTGCGGCTTCAAAAAGCCGCAATCGTACTATCGGGATGTTCTGTGGGGACGCAGCAAATTGGAGATGGCCGTGCATCGCCCCTTGCCGGACGGCAAGACCGAGAATATCAGCGGCTGGGGATGGACGGATGAAGCGCGCAGCTGGACATGGCCCGGCCAGGAGGGTAAGGCCATGCGCGTAAATGTCTACACGACCTGCCCGCAAGTCCGCCTCACGCTGAACGGCCGGACCATCGACGCGCAGCCCGAAAAGGGTGGGGACGGCTACACGCTCACGTACAGCGTCCCTTACGCCGCCGGCGTACTGCGCGCCGTCGGCCTACAGGACGGCCAGGAAGTCGCCAGCGTCCTTTTAAGCACCGCCGGCAGACCCAAGCGCCTGCGCCTGACAGCCGACCGGAGCAAGATCCACGCGGACCGAAACGACCTGTCCTATGTTACCGTGGAAGTGCTCGACTCCCACGGCGTCCTCGTTCCGAACGCCGCGCCAACGATCCGCTTCACCACCCAAGGCCAGGGCGAAGTGGCGGCGACCGGGAACGCCGATCCCACCGACCTCACCAGCCTGCAACGGCCCGAACACAAACCCTATGAAGGCCGCTGCCTCGCCATCCTTCGCCCGAAGGGCAACGCGGGAACGGTCACCCTGCGCGCTGAGTCTGATGGATTGGAGCCGGCGACGCTGACGGTCAAGACGGGGGAGTAAGAACAAACCCATTATCGCCCCTGGGTGGCATGCCGGCACAGGGCTGCCGGCATGCCACCCAGGATACGATGTAGGCGATTTCCGTGATGTACTTACGGCTGGTTCGCGAGCCATTCGTTGTCCAGCGTGCCGCCGCCGTACTGGGCGCCTTGCAGGGGGCGGGCGCGGTATTTGGCGTGTCCGTCGGCCATCACCATTTCGAACCCGTCGTTATGGCGGGGGAAGCCGTCCTGGGAGCGGCCGTCTACGTTGATGTAACCGCGCTGACGGTGGCCCCACTGCCAATTGATCTCATGGCGTCCATGGCTCAGGTCGGCGGCTTTATTCGTCGCGCCCGTGCCGTTGTTGATGTCGCCGTTGTCCGTCGCCTCGGGGGCGCTGTCCGCGATGAGGATCGTGGCGGAAGGCGCGGTCACGGCGGCGAGGCTCTGGCCGGCGACGCCGATATGGGCGCAGCCCGGGTCGTCGGGCGAGCTCGTGCAGGTCGGGGTATTGTCCACGATATCGTTGATGCCGTAGTTGTAAGACCACTGCTGACTGTACAGCGCCGGCGCAGGCGGGCTGGCCTTGAACTGGATCACGCTGTCGGCGTCGGGACAGTGCAGCAGCGCCCAGCTCTTGGTATACGGCTGGATCATATCCCCCCAGTAATACTCGTGATCGTCGTCCACGTCCCCGCCGCGCTCCGTCAGAACAAAATTCTCATCGTTATCCTGCGCGTATTGCAGCACGCCCAGGCCCACTTGCCGCAGATTGCTCATACAAGCCGTCTGCCGGGCCTTTTCGCGCGCCTTGGCGAAGACCGGGAAGAGGATCGCCGCGAGAATCGCGATAATGGCGATCACAACGAGCAATTCGATCAAAGTAAACGCGCGCCGCAGGGGCTGTCGAAGAGAAGTGTTATTCATGGGTGCGAGAACTCCGTAGGCCATCCGCTTGTCGCCTGGCGCTTATCTGTCTATATCAGACTAAATGTATCTCCGATAAAATTTGTCGGCGATTAGGATTATAGCGTCTAAGCGCGGGAGGAGTCAATATCCTCGCCGAATTTTTCCGCGCAAATGCGAAAAAAATTATTCTGAGGCCGACAAACCCGCCGTCATTGTCGCGATCAGCCGATCAAAGCTTTCGTCGATACTCAGAGGCATGCCGAATAGACCGGCAAGCTCCAGGGTCACGAAGCCATGCATCGCGCTGCGCAGGCCGCGCACCGCGTGCAGAGCGTCGGCGTCGCTCAAATGATATCCGGAAAGAACAAGCAGCGCCGAGTTGACGACTTCCGTCTGGACCGACGTCAGCAGCGGGTCCTCGAAATCCAGCGTCGCGGCGGCAATGGCGTACAGCCCGGGATGAGACTTCGCGAATTCGCGGTAGGCGCAGGCGAGCCCCAAAACCGCCGCGTCCTTCTCCCGTCCGATCGTCGCCTGCGTGATGCGCCGATGCAGTTCGCGCAAGCCATGGATGGCGATAGCGCGCTTCAGCCCCGGCATCCCGTCCACGTGGTTATAAAGCGACGGCGTACGCACGCCGAGATCCTTCGCGAGGCGCCCCAGAGACAGCGCCTCCACGCCTTCTTGATCCACCAGCCGCACGGCGGCGCGAACGAGCGCGTCGCGGTCCAGGCCGGCGCGCGGAACGCTTTTGCGCGTCGGCTCCACTCCCAGTTCGCTGGACTTACGCGCCATGGGTCGCCTGCTTTCCCAGACTGCGCTCGGCGTCGGCGATCGCTTTTCGGATCGCCGCCTCCGGATTCTCCAGCACCGCGCCATGGCCCACGGCGAGTCGCGAGGGCTTCAGCGCCTGGATCTTGCGTGCGCTCTCCAGAGCGCTTGGCTTATGCCATGTCGTGAAGTACATAAAGGGGAAGATCGGCCGCAGAGTGCCCGAAACGGCGACGCCTCCGACGACCTGGAACGAGTCTCCGCCGATCAAACTCCGGTCACGCGTATCGAACAGCGCCAGATGTCCCGGCGTATGCCCGGGGGTGGCGATCACCTCCAGCGGGCCGACGCGATCTCCCTCGGACAGCAAACGCGCCGGCGTCAGCTTACTGGGCGTGATCCCGCCCTTCGGCGGCGTCTGCGGCTCGGACGGGTC from Capsulimonas corticalis harbors:
- a CDS encoding CBS domain-containing protein, encoding MSTTVGDLMTPHAVSLAPDATIQSAAKLMRDDIFGAVPIVDSNNALVGIVTDRDIVVKAIAEGRGLDTPVSDIMTRNPQTAPRDATIEQAMRIMAAAQIRRIPVVESGRLIGMLSIGDIATTVPDTSVAGTVLEHVSERS
- the rpiA gene encoding ribose-5-phosphate isomerase RpiA, which encodes MNPKQAAAERAVEYIQDGMIVGLGTGSTAAYAISALSARILSEGLEITCIPTSRATAESARAMNIPLSDWDTVRKLDLTIDGADEVDPQFRLIKGGGGALLREKIVASATEHQIIVVDDHKLKAALGVFPLPVAVVPFGWQATRDRLEYLLSAPVTPRKTPNGDIFISDDSLYVLDVHFGGPLPDPDALTARIKTITGVVETGLFVGLCHRVIVGHPDGATSEASLGYTAAL
- a CDS encoding glycoside hydrolase family 2 TIM barrel-domain containing protein, coding for MKLSLFSMALLLSAGAAFADPGRVRSFDDHWRFQRGDAAGADSPGFHDASWRVVDLPHDWSIEDLPHPAKNGPAAISVTAGTWRYSKGDDAAWKNADFDDGGWASLQLPALNMTEQNTFGWFRRTVDVPASRTGKDLVLSLGPIDDSDETFFNGVKIGGTGPIAGVAGQAAGDYQTLRFYKVPAALVKAKNVLAVRVFNGGGNGGIYNTFDGPPPSGPWDYTQSAGGAATGYAVGGTGWYRKHFTVSKADAGKQISVQFDGVYMNADVSINGKPLGTHPYGYTTFAYDLTPYLNPTGTQNVLAVRVRNTGANSRWYSGSGIYRHVWLNVVNSLHVAPWGVSVTTPSVTAASAQVQVTTDVQNDGPTDQQPLVVVRLLDAAGKVVGTAERVAVVDAGKHSTVTQTIALPAPKLWSLDTPNLYHAEVALKIGARASDQTSVPFGVRTIRFDAKSGFTLNGVPIKLRGGCVHHDNGPLGAATIDRAEERRIELLKANGYNAVRTSHNPPSPAFLDACDRLGVLVIDEAFDCWAQGKNVADYHLYFNDWSQRDLDSMVLRDRNHPSIVLWSIGNEIPGKDAPTAKRLADEVRRVDPTRAVTSAFDGVNDDSDAYLSALDVSGYNYGPYRYDVDHQRHPDRVIVATESFPKEAARYWKGVTDNSWVIGDFVWTAIDYYGESGIGHTSLSGESDAFNKPWPWHNAWCGDLDICGFKKPQSYYRDVLWGRSKLEMAVHRPLPDGKTENISGWGWTDEARSWTWPGQEGKAMRVNVYTTCPQVRLTLNGRTIDAQPEKGGDGYTLTYSVPYAAGVLRAVGLQDGQEVASVLLSTAGRPKRLRLTADRSKIHADRNDLSYVTVEVLDSHGVLVPNAAPTIRFTTQGQGEVAATGNADPTDLTSLQRPEHKPYEGRCLAILRPKGNAGTVTLRAESDGLEPATLTVKTGE
- a CDS encoding type II secretion system protein produces the protein MNNTSLRQPLRRAFTLIELLVVIAIIAILAAILFPVFAKAREKARQTACMSNLRQVGLGVLQYAQDNDENFVLTERGGDVDDDHEYYWGDMIQPYTKSWALLHCPDADSVIQFKASPPAPALYSQQWSYNYGINDIVDNTPTCTSSPDDPGCAHIGVAGQSLAAVTAPSATILIADSAPEATDNGDINNGTGATNKAADLSHGRHEINWQWGHRQRGYINVDGRSQDGFPRHNDGFEMVMADGHAKYRARPLQGAQYGGGTLDNEWLANQP
- a CDS encoding TetR/AcrR family transcriptional regulator, which translates into the protein MARKSSELGVEPTRKSVPRAGLDRDALVRAAVRLVDQEGVEALSLGRLAKDLGVRTPSLYNHVDGMPGLKRAIAIHGLRELHRRITQATIGREKDAAVLGLACAYREFAKSHPGLYAIAAATLDFEDPLLTSVQTEVVNSALLVLSGYHLSDADALHAVRGLRSAMHGFVTLELAGLFGMPLSIDESFDRLIATMTAGLSASE
- a CDS encoding MBL fold metallo-hydrolase — its product is MEILNHGEYLTQLTRYPKFFPVSCYLVRDDDGLILIDAGLPGSEKEILAAAKDLGKPITRIVLTHAHQDHVGSLDALAAALPNAEILMGARESRIFAGDLTIDPSEPQTPPKGGITPSKLTPARLLSEGDRVGPLEVIATPGHTPGHLALFDTRDRSLIGGDSFQVVGGVAVSGTLRPIFPFMYFTTWHKPSALESARKIQALKPSRLAVGHGAVLENPEAAIRKAIADAERSLGKQATHGA